Proteins from one Ricinus communis isolate WT05 ecotype wild-type chromosome 9, ASM1957865v1, whole genome shotgun sequence genomic window:
- the LOC8280667 gene encoding uncharacterized protein LOC8280667, protein MCNEIQSWTFIGLVGAFLDLSIAFLLLCASTLAYFVSKFLGLFGLCLPCPCNGLFGDPNGGKCWQRVMVDCPSENISSVQFSVRSKIPFDKIWDKKLKPESGVNLKNLEDKFARLDDEASCSLVQERSGVMCASGVNEEKFDIKGKGVWNQKVRQALRRRRKGAMVNGRSSSVASSETFHSDAQTLPQSPASVIKMVNGSKEDGRDSLMDLGLLGRESPGSVSKEPTKDKKPTEKDGLYADDLKFNVEGELSDGNDEKHTIRVLEQALEEEQAAHSALYLELDKERSAAATAADEAMAMILRLQGEKASIEMEARQYQRMIEEKSAYDFEEMNILKEILLRREKEKHFLEKEVETYRQMIFGSEQLDSDAQDIGTSRGRRASSLLYSSEDPVLMLQKISESFYETEHVENTNKFSECEVTSIVSQDHSLAFGKELPIPELDGADSSKQGCIPREPSVNKYHCLSGGNGEINEKFEEIRSLSWERSSFSQETDMQSLEMHTEINLPTAEGYTSSERFNTSVGEIKQQGDVISTSQGSPNSIQPCDVTKNIFPYGCDDSKKYDKDSSNGLSDTGPCVHDVHVIDDKLNLCDEVRGNGRETLSEIVSLDFPKSCNSPVMNRRQTEQHISRSCSEITSGLPPRGFLQRKPLVSDLRRNSMSAVDYERFKIDNEVGWLRERLRIIQEGREKLNISLEHREKENVQLLLLENIVSQLQEIRQLTEPGNAVRQVSLPPPSCKIMSKKRRWRSVSLEVHRST, encoded by the exons ATGTGTAATGAGATACAATCATGGACTTTTATCGGGCTAGTGGGTGCATTTCTTGATCTTTCAATTGCCTTTCTGCTTCTCTGTGCATCAACTCTTGCTTATTTTGTCTCAAAATTTCTGGGTTTGTTTGGTTTATGTCTTCCATGCCCTTGTAATGGACTTTTTGGTGATCCTAATGGTGGTAAATGCTGGCAAAGAGTGATGGTAGATTGTCCGTCAGAGAATATATCCTCTGTGCAGTTCTCTGTTAGAAGCAAGATcccttttgataaaatatgGGACAAAAAGTTGAAACCTGAATCTGGTGTTAACCTGAAAAATCTAGAAGATAAATTTGCTAGATTAGATGATGAAGCATCATGTAGCTTGGTTCAGGAGAGGAGTGGTGTAATGTGTGCAAGTGGTGTGAACGAAGAGAAATTTGATATCAAGGGGAAGGGGGTTTGGAATCAGAAGGTGAGACAAGCTCTTAGGCGTCGGAGGAAAGGTGCGATGGTGAATGGAAGGTCTTCTTCTGTTGCTTCATCTGAGACTTTTCATTCGGATGCACAAACACTTCCTCAGTCTCCTGCCAGTGTTATTAAGATGGTGAATGGAAGTAAAGAAG ATGGCAGGGACTCTTTAATGGACTTGGGTTTGCTGGGAAGAGAGTCCCCTGGTTCTGTATCAAAGGAACCTACAAAAGATAAGAAACCAACAGAGAAGGATGGATTATATGCTGatgatttgaaatttaatgTAGAAGGGGAGCTTTCTGATGGCAATGATGAAAAGCATACAATTAGAGTCCTCGAACAAGCACTAGAGGAAGAGCAAGCAGCTCATTCTGCATTGTACCTTGAGCTTGATAAAGAGAGGAGTGCTGCTGCTACTGCTGCAGATGAGGCCATGGCAATGATACTACGTTTACAAGGGGAGAAGGCATCGATTGAAATGGAAGCTAGGCAGTACCAGAGGATGATAGAAGAAAAGTCTGCTTATGATTTTGAAGAGATGAACATTCTCAAAGAGATCCTACTAAGaagggaaaaggaaaaacactTCTTGGAGAAGGAAGTTGAAACTTACAGGCAAATGATTTTTGGGAGTGAGCAGTTGGATTCTGATGCACAAGATATAGGAACCTCACGTGGAAGAAGGGCCTCTTCATTACTATATTCAAGTGAGGATCCAGTGCTGATGCTGCAGAAGATTAGTGAATCTTTTTATGAGACAGAACATGTGGAAAATACAAACAAATTTTCTGAATGTGAAGTTACTTCTATTGTATCACAAGATCATTCTCTTGCCTTTGGGAAAGAGTTACCAATCCCAGAATTGGATGGAGCTGATTCTTCAAAACAAGGGTGTATTCCTAGGGAACCAAGTGTTAACAAATATCATTGTCTGTCAGGTGGCAATGGAGAAATCAATGAGAAGTTCGAAGAGATCAGATCATTATCATGGGAAAGAAGTTCATTTTCTCAGGAAACAGATATGCAGAGTTTAGAGATGCATACAGAAATTAACTTGCCTACCGCAGAAGGGTATACTTCGAGCGAGAGATTTAACACCAGTGTTGGGGAAATAAAGCAACAAGGTGATGTCATCAGTACAAGCCAAGGGTCACCAAATTCAATCCAGCCTTGCGATGTAACCAAGAATATTTTTCCATATGGATGTGATGATTCAAAGAAGTATGACAAAGATTCAAGCAATGGACTGTCCGACACGGGTCCATGTGTGCATGATGTTCATGTGATtgatgataaattaaatttgtgtgATGAAGTCAGAGGAAATGGAAGGGAAACATTATCAGAAATTGTTTCCTTAGACTTCCCAAAATCATGCAATAGTCCAGTAATGAACAGAAGGCAAACTGAGCAGCACATCAGCAGAAGCTGCTCAGAAATAACTAGTGGATTGCCACCCAGAGGTTTCTTGCAAAGAAAACCCTTGGTTTCTGATCTCCGGAGAAATTCCATGTCTGCGGTTGACTATGAGAGGTTTAAAATTGACAACGAAGTTGGGTGGCTAAGAGAAAGGCTAAGGATCATACAAGAGGGTAGAGAAAAGCTCAATATCTCTTTGGAGCATCGGGAAAAAGAGAATGTTCAGTTGCTACTTTTGGAGAATATTGTGAGCCAGCTTCAAGAGATTCGTCAATTAACAGAACCTGGAAATGCTGTTCGCCAGGTCTCACTGCCTCCTCCATCCTGTAAG ATTATGTCAAAGAAAAGGCGCTGGCGAAGTGTTTCTTTAGAAGTTCATAGAAGCACTTAA